One window of the Sparus aurata chromosome 7, fSpaAur1.1, whole genome shotgun sequence genome contains the following:
- the camta1a gene encoding calmodulin-binding transcription activator 1 isoform X9: protein MTPARPKRQKRQCFLPLSWTLPMENKIEDNQFRMSILERLEQMERRMAEMASHQQPSSAGSGGAGGGTGGGGGGGGGGGGGGGGGGGGGNNSQSQCVSGQMQASSSFESRVVVVCEKMMSRACWAKSKHLIHSKTFRGMTLLHLAAGQGYATLIQTLIKWRTKHADSIDLELEVDPLNVDHFSCTPLMWACALGHLEAAVVLYKWDRRALAIPDSLGRLPLSIARSRGHTKLAECLEQLQREEQQPPAPLPPTTRMSFSPAPDTPATDSWMVSWANNSAVAPSGKKGGPATTTTTSSMTSLNPDLRRPRSEPSNYYSSEGQRDLPLAKKHKPNPELFQTRPDKAMSVPLSLEQQQLHKLSSSPKSLSSEGLSSDKSLSTGGSTGTTRWTSRESFSGSSLGRKTLGVSGSSSLGKEKLVNRLRQREQLGMLVMADREMADAELLSYREDLENQDCLTQMNDLQVNMMTLAEHIIEATPERIKRENFTAADSVPLDTSGVSNTMNWLANYLGDVEQLPSIIHLRSLYNEPLTPSSNPSLSPGGSPLREGPLERSTLPSPADWSEFINASNSKVERDLAQLTLSDPEQRELYEAARLVQTAFRKYKGRPLREQQEVAAAVIQRCYKKYKQLTWIALKYALYKKMTQAAILIQSKFRSYHEQKKFQQSRRAAVLIQQYYRSYKEFGRLKPHHRGAAAALVQHKLRGSLLTKRQDQAARKIMRFLRRCRHSPLMDHRLFKRGERIEKGQGT from the exons ATAACCAGTTCAGAATGTCTATCCTGGAGCGCTTGGagcagatggagaggaggatggCGGAGATGGCCAGCCACCAGCAGCCGAGCAGTGCAGGGAGTGGCGGAGCTGGGGGAGGaacagggggaggaggaggaggaggaggagggggaggcggcGGAGGcggagggggtggaggtgggggcaACAACAGCCAGTCACAG TGTGTATCCGGCCAGATGCAGGCCAGCAGCTCCTTCGAGAGCCGTGTTGTGGTGGTCTGCGAGAAGATGATGAGCAGAGCTTGCTGGGCCAAGTCCAAACATTTAATCCACTCCAAGACCTTCAGAGGCATGACACTCCTTCACCTGGCTGCCGGCCAAGGCTATGCCACCCTCATCCAGACACTCATCAAGTGGCG CACCAAACATGCTGATAGTATTGACTTGGAGTTAGAAGTCGACCCTCTCAATGTGGATCACTTCTCTTGCACACCTCTG ATGTGGGCATGTGCACTGGGTCACCTGGAAGCAGCGGTGGTCCTGTATAAATGGGACAGACGCGCCCTCGCTATCCCCGATTCCCTGGGACGCTTACCCCTCTCGATTGCCCGTTCTCGCGGCCATACCAAATTAGCTGAATGTCTGGAGCAGCTACAACGGGAAGAACAGCAGCCACCAGCCCCTCTACCGCCCACGACTCGCATGTCTTTCTCCCCAGCCCCCGACACCCCTGCCACAGACAGCTGGATGGTCAGCTGGGCAAACAACAGTGCAGTAGCACCAAGCGGCAAGAAAGGGGGTCCTGCCACCACTACAACCACATCCAGCATGACAAGCCTCAATCCAG aCTTAAGAAGGCCCCGGTCAGAGCCCTCCAACTACTACAGCAGCGAGGGCCAAAGAGACCTCCCACTAGCTAAAAAGCATAAACCCAACCCTGAACTGTTTCAGACTCGGCCTGACAAGGCCATGTCTGTTCCTCTGAGCCTGGAGCAGCAACAGCTCCACAAGCTGTCGTCCAGCCCCAAGAGCCTGTCCTCAGAGGGCCTGAGCTCAGACAAGAGTCTGTCTACAGGAGGCAGCACGGGGACAACCAGATGGACCTCCAGAGAGAGTTTCTCCGGCAGCAGCCTGGGGAGGAAGACGCTTGGGGTCAGTGGAAGCAGCAGCCTGGGGAAGGAGAAACTGGTCAACCGGTTACGTCAGAGGGAGCAGCTAGGCATGCTGGTGATGGCAGACAGAGAAATGGCTGATGCAGAACTATTATCCTATCGGGAAGATCTGGAGAACCAGGACTGTCTCACGCAGATGAATGACCTGCAG GTAAATATGATGACTCTGGCTGAGCACATCATTGAAGCGACGCCAGAGAGAATCAAAAGGGAGAACTTCACGGCGGCGGACTCTGTGCCCTTAGACACGTCAGGGGTCAGCAACACCATGAACTGGCTGGCCAACTATCTTGGAGATGTGGAACAGCTCCCGAGTATCATACACCTACG ATCTCTGTATAATGAACCCCTAACCCCATCGTCCAACCCCAGTCTTAGTCCTGGGGGGTCTCCGCTGAGAGAGGGGCCCCTGGAAAGATCTACACTCCCATCCCCAGCTGACTGGAGTGAGTTCATCAATGCCTCCAACAGCAAGGTGGAGCGAGACCTGGCCCAGCTGACTCTGTCAGACCCAGAGCAGAGAGAGCTGTATGAGGCTGCCCGACTAGTCCAAACTGCCTTCCGCAAGTACAAG GGGCGGCCGCTCAGAGAGCAACAGGAAGtagctgctgctgttattcaACGTTGTTACAAGAAGTACAAACAG CTAACATGGATAGCCTTGAAG TATGCACTTTATAAGAAGATGACGCAGGCCGCCATCCTTATCCAGAGTAAATTCCGCAGCTACCACGAACAGAAGAAGTTCCAGCAGAGCAGGAGGGCTGCCGTGCTCATTCAGCAATACTACCGCAGCTACAAGGAGTTTGGCAGGCTGAAGCCCCACCACCGCGGGGCTGCTGCTGCCCTGGTGCAGCACAAACTGAG aggtagcctGCTCACGAAGAGGCAGGATCAGGCTGCCAGGAAGATCATGAGGTTCCTACGTCGCTGCCGCCACAG CCCCTTGATGGACCATAGACTGTTCAAGCGG GGTGAAAGAATTGAAAAGGGCCAGGGAACATGA
- the camta1a gene encoding calmodulin-binding transcription activator 1 isoform X8 — protein sequence MGERLGGGRPRLQTGIRASVYRRHVRTTSPNSDNQFRMSILERLEQMERRMAEMASHQQPSSAGSGGAGGGTGGGGGGGGGGGGGGGGGGGGGNNSQSQCVSGQMQASSSFESRVVVVCEKMMSRACWAKSKHLIHSKTFRGMTLLHLAAGQGYATLIQTLIKWRTKHADSIDLELEVDPLNVDHFSCTPLMWACALGHLEAAVVLYKWDRRALAIPDSLGRLPLSIARSRGHTKLAECLEQLQREEQQPPAPLPPTTRMSFSPAPDTPATDSWMVSWANNSAVAPSGKKGGPATTTTTSSMTSLNPDLRRPRSEPSNYYSSEGQRDLPLAKKHKPNPELFQTRPDKAMSVPLSLEQQQLHKLSSSPKSLSSEGLSSDKSLSTGGSTGTTRWTSRESFSGSSLGRKTLGVSGSSSLGKEKLVNRLRQREQLGMLVMADREMADAELLSYREDLENQDCLTQMNDLQVNMMTLAEHIIEATPERIKRENFTAADSVPLDTSGVSNTMNWLANYLGDVEQLPSIIHLRSLYNEPLTPSSNPSLSPGGSPLREGPLERSTLPSPADWSEFINASNSKVERDLAQLTLSDPEQRELYEAARLVQTAFRKYKGRPLREQQEVAAAVIQRCYKKYKQLTWIALKYALYKKMTQAAILIQSKFRSYHEQKKFQQSRRAAVLIQQYYRSYKEFGRLKPHHRGAAAALVQHKLRGSLLTKRQDQAARKIMRFLRRCRHSPLMDHRLFKRGERIEKGQGT from the exons ATAACCAGTTCAGAATGTCTATCCTGGAGCGCTTGGagcagatggagaggaggatggCGGAGATGGCCAGCCACCAGCAGCCGAGCAGTGCAGGGAGTGGCGGAGCTGGGGGAGGaacagggggaggaggaggaggaggaggagggggaggcggcGGAGGcggagggggtggaggtgggggcaACAACAGCCAGTCACAG TGTGTATCCGGCCAGATGCAGGCCAGCAGCTCCTTCGAGAGCCGTGTTGTGGTGGTCTGCGAGAAGATGATGAGCAGAGCTTGCTGGGCCAAGTCCAAACATTTAATCCACTCCAAGACCTTCAGAGGCATGACACTCCTTCACCTGGCTGCCGGCCAAGGCTATGCCACCCTCATCCAGACACTCATCAAGTGGCG CACCAAACATGCTGATAGTATTGACTTGGAGTTAGAAGTCGACCCTCTCAATGTGGATCACTTCTCTTGCACACCTCTG ATGTGGGCATGTGCACTGGGTCACCTGGAAGCAGCGGTGGTCCTGTATAAATGGGACAGACGCGCCCTCGCTATCCCCGATTCCCTGGGACGCTTACCCCTCTCGATTGCCCGTTCTCGCGGCCATACCAAATTAGCTGAATGTCTGGAGCAGCTACAACGGGAAGAACAGCAGCCACCAGCCCCTCTACCGCCCACGACTCGCATGTCTTTCTCCCCAGCCCCCGACACCCCTGCCACAGACAGCTGGATGGTCAGCTGGGCAAACAACAGTGCAGTAGCACCAAGCGGCAAGAAAGGGGGTCCTGCCACCACTACAACCACATCCAGCATGACAAGCCTCAATCCAG aCTTAAGAAGGCCCCGGTCAGAGCCCTCCAACTACTACAGCAGCGAGGGCCAAAGAGACCTCCCACTAGCTAAAAAGCATAAACCCAACCCTGAACTGTTTCAGACTCGGCCTGACAAGGCCATGTCTGTTCCTCTGAGCCTGGAGCAGCAACAGCTCCACAAGCTGTCGTCCAGCCCCAAGAGCCTGTCCTCAGAGGGCCTGAGCTCAGACAAGAGTCTGTCTACAGGAGGCAGCACGGGGACAACCAGATGGACCTCCAGAGAGAGTTTCTCCGGCAGCAGCCTGGGGAGGAAGACGCTTGGGGTCAGTGGAAGCAGCAGCCTGGGGAAGGAGAAACTGGTCAACCGGTTACGTCAGAGGGAGCAGCTAGGCATGCTGGTGATGGCAGACAGAGAAATGGCTGATGCAGAACTATTATCCTATCGGGAAGATCTGGAGAACCAGGACTGTCTCACGCAGATGAATGACCTGCAG GTAAATATGATGACTCTGGCTGAGCACATCATTGAAGCGACGCCAGAGAGAATCAAAAGGGAGAACTTCACGGCGGCGGACTCTGTGCCCTTAGACACGTCAGGGGTCAGCAACACCATGAACTGGCTGGCCAACTATCTTGGAGATGTGGAACAGCTCCCGAGTATCATACACCTACG ATCTCTGTATAATGAACCCCTAACCCCATCGTCCAACCCCAGTCTTAGTCCTGGGGGGTCTCCGCTGAGAGAGGGGCCCCTGGAAAGATCTACACTCCCATCCCCAGCTGACTGGAGTGAGTTCATCAATGCCTCCAACAGCAAGGTGGAGCGAGACCTGGCCCAGCTGACTCTGTCAGACCCAGAGCAGAGAGAGCTGTATGAGGCTGCCCGACTAGTCCAAACTGCCTTCCGCAAGTACAAG GGGCGGCCGCTCAGAGAGCAACAGGAAGtagctgctgctgttattcaACGTTGTTACAAGAAGTACAAACAG CTAACATGGATAGCCTTGAAG TATGCACTTTATAAGAAGATGACGCAGGCCGCCATCCTTATCCAGAGTAAATTCCGCAGCTACCACGAACAGAAGAAGTTCCAGCAGAGCAGGAGGGCTGCCGTGCTCATTCAGCAATACTACCGCAGCTACAAGGAGTTTGGCAGGCTGAAGCCCCACCACCGCGGGGCTGCTGCTGCCCTGGTGCAGCACAAACTGAG aggtagcctGCTCACGAAGAGGCAGGATCAGGCTGCCAGGAAGATCATGAGGTTCCTACGTCGCTGCCGCCACAG CCCCTTGATGGACCATAGACTGTTCAAGCGG GGTGAAAGAATTGAAAAGGGCCAGGGAACATGA
- the LOC115585108 gene encoding urotensin-2-like, with the protein MMKCNHLLSWAFLLVASGPLLAHPITESVEMPYPGPVSVEDRGVSALDDLPLSEQTFPLQDGAGLRYSTLISGEINRDGVRTTGLLPRGMKREVLLEKQSLLNPFSHVLGIRKQFRKRAGNSECFWKYCV; encoded by the exons ATGATGAAGTGTAACCATCTGCTGTCCTGGGCCTTCCTGCTCGTGGCCTCTGGCCCACTGCTGGCCCACCCAATCACAGAGTCCGTTGAGATGCCCTATCCGGGACCTG TGTCGGTGGAGGACCGGGGAGTCAGCGCTCTGGATGATCTGCCTCTCTCCGAGCAAACCTTCCCTCTCCAGGATGGTGCTGGTCTCAGATATTCCACTCTGATATCTGGGGAGATCAACAGAGATg gtgtcaGAACTACAGGCCTGCTTCCTCGGGGTATGAAGAGAGAG GTCCTACTGGAGAAACAAAGTCTCCTAAATCCCTTCAGCCATGTGCTGGGCATCCGGAAGCAGTTCAGGAAGAGAGCGGGGAATTCTGAATGTTTCTGGAAGTACTGTGTCTAA